One genomic segment of Salinigranum rubrum includes these proteins:
- a CDS encoding cupin domain-containing protein: MSSQTTPTEKYDVELGPLGARLEVSADENEANVAVVEHTLAPHSLAAPLHRHSREDEISHVLEGEMTVLADGETSTVSAGSTR; this comes from the coding sequence ATGAGTTCACAAACCACACCCACGGAGAAGTACGACGTCGAACTCGGTCCGCTTGGCGCAAGGCTCGAAGTCTCGGCGGACGAAAACGAGGCTAACGTCGCGGTGGTCGAGCACACGCTCGCCCCTCACTCTCTCGCCGCGCCGCTGCACCGCCACAGCCGCGAGGACGAGATTTCCCACGTGCTGGAGGGCGAGATGACCGTCCTCGCCGACGGTGAGACCTCGACGGTCTCCGCGGGGAGTACGCGGTGA
- the menD gene encoding 2-succinyl-5-enolpyruvyl-6-hydroxy-3-cyclohexene-1-carboxylic-acid synthase yields the protein MTAPNRNTLWAEAFVDELARGGVSAVCITPGSRSTPLTVAFDRHEDVHVFSHLDERSSAFFALGRARRTGEVTPLVCTSGTAAANFHPAVIEASQARVPLLLLTADRPPEIRDSGANQTVDQEKLFGSSTRWYRDVAEPESTDRKLRSLRTTAARAVAKATGAPAGPVHLNFPFRKPLEPTPVEGDVPDSLSALAREGRDDDTPFVRTSPGVSEIDETELRTLSSALDTERGLIVAGPADAPGVDGESVAALAHATNFPVLADPLSGLRYGGHVRTTPVIGGYDGFLDDSLTGAWPDPDVVFRIGASPTSKPLRKYLARTSARQFLVDPAAGWREAEFAASDLVVADPSTLAWRLARTLGRGSGSEEWKQRWLDADEAHFEAFDSSPSFCEGRLLATVAAETPDPSTVFVSNSMPVRDLDRFGVPRPKSLTALGNRGASGIDGVVSTALGAGSATTDPLTLVTGDLAYYHDMNGLLALGRCDVDATIVVVNNDGGGIFHMLPIADFDPPFTEQFLTPHGLDFAATEDVYDLSFARVDEDGFRDAYVESVGSEGTQVVEVVTDAEASHRVRDRLKERVIDRLLDEA from the coding sequence ATGACCGCGCCGAACCGGAACACGCTCTGGGCCGAGGCGTTCGTCGACGAACTCGCACGGGGCGGCGTCTCCGCCGTCTGCATCACGCCGGGGAGTCGCTCGACCCCCCTCACGGTCGCGTTCGACCGTCACGAGGACGTCCACGTCTTCTCACACCTCGACGAGCGCTCCTCGGCGTTCTTCGCGCTCGGCCGCGCCCGTCGAACCGGTGAGGTGACGCCGCTCGTCTGTACCTCGGGCACCGCGGCGGCCAACTTCCACCCCGCCGTCATCGAGGCGTCGCAGGCTCGCGTCCCGCTCTTGCTCCTGACCGCGGACCGCCCGCCGGAGATCAGAGACTCGGGCGCGAACCAGACGGTCGACCAGGAGAAACTGTTCGGCTCGTCGACCAGGTGGTACCGCGACGTCGCCGAACCCGAGTCGACGGACCGAAAGCTCCGGTCGCTTCGGACTACTGCTGCTCGCGCCGTGGCGAAGGCGACGGGCGCGCCCGCGGGACCGGTCCACCTCAACTTCCCGTTCCGCAAACCGCTGGAGCCGACACCCGTCGAGGGCGACGTGCCCGACTCGCTCTCGGCGCTCGCGCGCGAGGGGCGCGACGACGACACGCCGTTCGTCCGCACCTCGCCCGGCGTCAGCGAGATAGACGAGACGGAACTCCGGACGCTTTCGAGCGCGCTCGACACCGAACGGGGGCTCATCGTCGCCGGCCCCGCGGACGCCCCGGGCGTCGACGGCGAGTCGGTCGCCGCACTCGCGCACGCGACGAACTTTCCGGTGCTGGCGGACCCGCTCTCGGGACTCCGGTACGGCGGACACGTCCGGACGACGCCCGTGATCGGCGGCTACGACGGCTTCCTCGACGACTCGCTGACGGGCGCGTGGCCCGACCCCGACGTCGTCTTTCGAATCGGGGCGTCGCCCACGTCGAAGCCGCTCCGGAAGTACCTCGCCCGCACGTCGGCGCGGCAGTTCCTCGTCGACCCCGCGGCGGGGTGGCGCGAGGCGGAGTTCGCGGCGTCGGACCTCGTCGTCGCCGACCCCTCGACGCTCGCGTGGCGCCTCGCGCGAACCCTCGGCCGCGGGTCCGGAAGCGAAGAGTGGAAGCAGCGGTGGCTCGACGCCGACGAAGCGCACTTCGAGGCGTTCGACTCCTCCCCCTCGTTCTGCGAGGGCCGACTGCTCGCGACGGTCGCCGCGGAGACGCCGGACCCTTCCACCGTGTTCGTCTCGAACTCGATGCCCGTCCGCGACCTGGACCGATTCGGCGTCCCCCGCCCGAAGTCGCTCACCGCGCTCGGGAACCGCGGCGCGTCGGGTATCGACGGCGTCGTCTCGACGGCGCTCGGTGCGGGCAGTGCGACGACGGACCCGCTCACCCTGGTGACCGGTGACCTCGCGTACTACCACGACATGAACGGTCTGCTCGCGCTGGGGCGGTGCGACGTCGACGCGACCATCGTCGTCGTGAACAACGACGGCGGCGGCATCTTCCACATGCTTCCCATCGCCGACTTCGACCCCCCGTTCACCGAGCAGTTCCTCACGCCGCACGGCCTGGACTTCGCCGCCACCGAGGACGTCTACGACCTCTCCTTTGCCCGGGTCGACGAGGACGGCTTCCGCGACGCCTACGTCGAGTCCGTGGGGAGCGAGGGGACGCAGGTCGTCGAGGTGGTGACCGACGCCGAGGCGAGCCACCGGGTGCGTGACCGCCTGAAAGAGCGCGTCATCGACCGACTTCTCGACGAGGCCTGA